The genomic segment ACTTGACTAATGAAGAACAATTATTCTTAAAAAAGTTAATGGGTGTTGAAGCAAGATTCGGAAATATAGCTGAGGTTGAACAAGCTTTTAATGAAACATATAAAAGATTTTGAAGAAATCCCTTCCTTAGCTGGAATAAATATAATGACAGATTAACAAAGGCAAAAACCTTGAGAAATTAAATCGCGAAGGTTTTAAAGCTCCTAATGTCTCATAGACATAAACCAAACTTGTTTTTAAGAAGGTCAAAGATAAATGAAGAAACAAAATTTGGTTAAGGGAGCTTTAATTTTAACTGCTTCTTCTTTCATTACAAGGATGTTGGTTTTTACCCTGTCTATTGTTGAATCTAGAGTTCTCGGTCCAGAAGGTATCGGCTTAAAAAAAATGGCCATGTCTTTTTTGGGCTTAATGATGACACTTACAACCATTGGCTTACCGGTTGCGATTTCCAAATTAGTTGCTGAAGCCAATACTCAAGGAAATAGAACAAAAGTTAAAAAAATTCTTATCGTTTCTCTTGCCATCATGGGAAGCCTAAGTGTTATCGTTGGTTCCCTATCAATTATGGTTAGCAAGTTCGGTTCATCTCATTTTCTAAATGATCCCCGTTCGTATTTTTCCTTCATAGCCTTGATTCCGCTTATCCCCATTGGTGCAGTTTCCAGTGTGCTCAAAGGATACTTCCGAGGCATGCAAAATATGAATCCGATTGCTCTTTCGCAAGTTTTCGAGAAGATTGTTCAACTCATTTTGACTTATGTATTCGTGCAGTATTTAATCCCTTTGGGCATTGAGTACGCTGCTGCAGGTGCCGTTCTAAGTGGTGTCATCGGTGAAATCTTTTCGCTTTTAGTTTTTATTGTTATGTTTAAAATGGAGTATCATAAGAAAATCCGCATTCCTTATCCTCGTTGGACAAATGTCGTAAAAGGAAAAAGGATGCTCTTCGAATTATTGCAAACAGGTCTGCCCACTACGGGAGACGGTTTTATAAAATCTTTTTCCCGAGCACTGCAACCTGTTGTTATCACTAAAAGCCTGGCCATAGCCGGTGTCGGTTCAGCTATGATCGCCAAGCAATATGGCATGTTAACAGGTTATGTCATGCCGCTTATATTTTTGCCCGGTTTTATCAACCAGTCTTTGAGAGTGACACTCGTTCCGGCTTTGAGCGAAGCAAATGCTAAAAATAATCAAATGTTAATTCAGCGAAGGCTCAATCAAGCGATTGGAGCTGCCTTGATCGTGGGAGCTCCTAGCACCGTTTTGTTGTATCTCTTTGCTCCAGAGTTGATGTCCATCATTTACCGCTCCCCGTCAGCAGCCCCCTTACTCAAATTGATCGTACCATTCTTCCTATTCAATTATCTACAGACACCTCTCCAATCCGCATTAGTCGGAATAGGCTTGGCAAAAAAAGCCATGTTTAATAATATCATCGCTACAGGTATTACGATTGCCCTAATTTATCCTTTGGCTGCCAATCTAGGGTTAGGCATTTTGGGTGTGATCTTAGCCATTAGCTTCGGGATTATTTCGGAAACACTCTTACATTATTTTTGCGTTGTAAAAGCAATTGATTTTCATCTTGATATCAAATATGTAACTAAAATTATCTTCGCTGGGCTGAGTATGGGGTTCTGCAGCAGAACCTTATTTGTATCCATAACTCAATTGACATCAATAGAGCTGTTTAACCTTACCCTTCTAGCATCCGTTCTCGTTTCTATATTAGTCTATATCACGGTATTAGGTTTCCTGAAAATCATTCATCAGCATGACGTCATGAGAATCCCTGGAGTTGGTAAAATACTGGGTTCGTTTTTTCCTACCTAAACCTATAAATGTTCATCTTTATAATTTTCATGCATAGAACACTTTTATGCGCATTTCATAGGTATTTGGGTTATAGGTACCTTATTTAAAAAAATTGATTTTAATCACGGATATAATCTTTTGAATTAGTTAAAATCAAAGTATCAAAAGAGATAAAAGTAATTCAAAAAAGTAGTTAAATTTTTTAATATTTAAGGAGGATGTTCTGATGAAACAATCAATTACAATCAACAATCAAACACACCTTGGGGAGCTGGTAACCTATTTCCCTGCCATTACTTCCCGTCTTAATGAACTGCATATTGATTATTGCTGTCAGGGGGATCGAACGCTTGAGGCTGCCATTAAAGAAGTGGGTCTTACATCAGATTTCATTACTAAAATACAGGATGATTACAGCGATTATTTAGCCAGACCCGATAAGGAACTACCTGTGAGTGAACTATCTGATGAACAGCTAATTGACCTCATTCTTGAAATTCACCATCAGCCTGAGCGTGATCTGTGGAAGGAATTAGATAAGCTTGTTAATAAGATTTTGCTCGTACACTATGGGCATGGCAAAGAACTGCTCTTGAAGCTTCATCGAAATTTTAGTGAATTAAAGATGGAGCTGGAGGAGCATTTTGCCAAGGAGGAGGAGGAACTTTTCCCGGCAATGCGCAAACTTAATAAAACTCCAGAGGATAGGGCTGCGATACATTCACTCATTCTAAAATTAGAGGGTGAACATGAAGATGCTGGGAAGATTATTAAGCGTATAATCAAAGAGACTGACGATTTCACACCTCCGGAGTACGCATGTCCTACCATGAAGGCTGTATATCTGAAAATACACGAATTGGCAGATGACATATTCCTTCATATTGCTAAGGAAAATAGTGTTCTTTTCAAGCGTTACGAATAAAATAGCCATTGGCGAAATAAGCTTACAAAACAAAACTCATGTTTTTTGCTTACTTTAATATTCACCTTTAATTACGAAAAACGAACCTCGAATTGTTCCAGCTAGTTTAGACCTCTGCCTAGCAAACTTAAACTTCTCTTCTAACTCTTTTGGTACATCCATTCCTTCAGAAAGCTTAAAACCAACGGCCCGC from the Desulfitobacterium metallireducens DSM 15288 genome contains:
- a CDS encoding DUF542 domain-containing protein, coding for MKQSITINNQTHLGELVTYFPAITSRLNELHIDYCCQGDRTLEAAIKEVGLTSDFITKIQDDYSDYLARPDKELPVSELSDEQLIDLILEIHHQPERDLWKELDKLVNKILLVHYGHGKELLLKLHRNFSELKMELEEHFAKEEEELFPAMRKLNKTPEDRAAIHSLILKLEGEHEDAGKIIKRIIKETDDFTPPEYACPTMKAVYLKIHELADDIFLHIAKENSVLFKRYE
- the spoVB gene encoding stage V sporulation protein B, whose translation is MKKQNLVKGALILTASSFITRMLVFTLSIVESRVLGPEGIGLKKMAMSFLGLMMTLTTIGLPVAISKLVAEANTQGNRTKVKKILIVSLAIMGSLSVIVGSLSIMVSKFGSSHFLNDPRSYFSFIALIPLIPIGAVSSVLKGYFRGMQNMNPIALSQVFEKIVQLILTYVFVQYLIPLGIEYAAAGAVLSGVIGEIFSLLVFIVMFKMEYHKKIRIPYPRWTNVVKGKRMLFELLQTGLPTTGDGFIKSFSRALQPVVITKSLAIAGVGSAMIAKQYGMLTGYVMPLIFLPGFINQSLRVTLVPALSEANAKNNQMLIQRRLNQAIGAALIVGAPSTVLLYLFAPELMSIIYRSPSAAPLLKLIVPFFLFNYLQTPLQSALVGIGLAKKAMFNNIIATGITIALIYPLAANLGLGILGVILAISFGIISETLLHYFCVVKAIDFHLDIKYVTKIIFAGLSMGFCSRTLFVSITQLTSIELFNLTLLASVLVSILVYITVLGFLKIIHQHDVMRIPGVGKILGSFFPT